A genomic region of Alnus glutinosa chromosome 11, dhAlnGlut1.1, whole genome shotgun sequence contains the following coding sequences:
- the LOC133882067 gene encoding uncharacterized protein LOC133882067: MATTACFIIVSRNDIPIYEAEVGSTVKREDAAQLHQFILHAALDIVQDLAWTTSAMFLKAIDRFNDLVVSVYVTAGHTRFMLLHDSRNDDGIKSFFQEVHELYIKILLNPLYLPGSRIASSHFDTKVRGLARKYL, encoded by the exons ATGGCAACCACAGCTTGTTTTATCATTGTGAGCAGGAATGACATCCCTATATATGAAGCTGAAGTTGGATCAACGGTTAAA AGAGAAGATGCTGCTCAGCTTCATCAGTTCATATTGCATGCAGCTTTGGATATTGTTCAGGACCTTGCATGGACTACTAGTGCCAT GTTCTTGAAAGCAATAGACAGGtttaatgatttggtggtgtCAGTATATGTTACAGCTGGT CATACGAGATTTATGCTGCTTCATGACTCTCGTAATGATGATGGAATTAAGAGCTTTTTCCAAGAGGTTCATGAGCTTTATATAAAG ATTCTTCTCAATCCCCTCTACCTGCCTGGATCTCGCATTGCATCATCACACTTTGATACAAAAGTTCGTGGCCTTGCAAGAAAATATCTGTAG